ATACTTGCGTCCTTAAGACTCAGAGTGATTCACAGAAAGGAGCAGATATGGTGGGCTACAGCAGCCTGGGACATCCTCTAAAGATGGTCAAAGTCTTCCTTTAGCTCCAATATAGTATCTAGcttgggctgttataacaaataccacagattggggggcttcaacaacatttatttctttcagttctggaggctggaaagatgaGATCAGGGAGCCAGCacggttgggttctggtgagggcccacttcctagATTGTAGAGGGCCACTTTCTTTCTGTGTCGTCATAGGGCAGAGAGAGATCAtctgtcttgtcttttttaataAGGACCCTAATCCTATTCATGGggcctccaccctcatgacctaatcacctcccaaagccccacctcctaacaccatcacattggggatcaGGTTTCCACTTATGAATTTTCAGgaaacataaacattcagtccacagcagctGGGAAATGAAGGAACTTAATAATAGTGACCCACGCATGTGCGGGTTCAGGGCCCAGAGCACTTTGTTAGCCAGTTTAATTTCTCCAGCAACCCTGAGAAATGGGGCGCCGATGTCCAGCTCGTCTTAGTTGAGGGGAGGCTGAGGTGTGGTGGGAGGTGAAGGTAGGTGCTGGGGATGGCCATCTCTGAGACTGGGTGGTCCTGTGTCACTCACCCTCCCCATTCCCAAGAGTGAGGGAGCTGGTGGCATCCTGGTCAACCAAGACTTTGAAAGgttagtgacttgcccaaggtcagcgAGCTGATCAGCTAAATGCTAAAAAGACAGAAGTGGGATCTTCCCTCAGAGCCACCTCTGGGGACCTGGTGCTCAGGAGCCACTGTTGGATTgtggggagaggctgggggagCCTCCTGGGCTTAGGATCCAGGCCCTGGGGCATGGCCAGCAGTGGAGGGATGGCCAGAGGCACTGGCATCATGCTTAGCCATGCTCTGCATCCCAGACACCGGCCCCAGTCCCCGCTGAACCCAGAGCCCAGTCCAAAACTGCCCTGCTTATTCTCCAGTGCCCACCGCTCCTTATACTGAGATGTGTCAGCTTACGCAGGGGCGGGCTTGCTCACAGCCCCGGGGCTGGTTTCTGAGCCCTGGGGGGGTTAGGCTGCAGGCACACAGCTCTGTCTACAGCATTACACAGTGTTTGTGGAGGCAAGATACCAGGGAGTCCCACCCGGCCCTGGTCCAGCTTGCTGTGGGAATCTGGCCATATCACTTGGCCACTTTGGGTTTGAGTTCTTTTATCTGCAAAACAGGACTGCTGAAAACCACCCTTCCCTCACTGGCCAATTAATAACCCGCCGGCAGCCCTGGGTCCAAATCCGCCTCTTCCACTGCCgccgtgaccttgggcaagtcgcttcaCTTCTCTAAGCTTTAGTGTAAAATGGGTTAACAATATCTTTAGCAGAGGATTGTTGTGagtttaaatgaaatgaagactATAGGGTCACGTGCCCACACTCAGGTGTGGTGGTATTGTCCCTCTGTCACCGGGGCCATGGGGAACCATGGGACAAGCTGGAGCTGCCATCCTCCAGTAAACTTTCCAAGGGCTGTTTCATCCTGAAAATACTCCACAGCCTTTCAGCTGGGTCATCCAGAGTCATGCTACTCAGGGGGCCCCAGGTGGGGAGACCCTGGGGGTTGGACAAGTAGCATTCATCTTTGGTTTTTCAAAACCTAGACCCAGGCTCAGCCCACAttccagaaggggaaactgaggtcacTAGTATCAGAATATCCTGCCACCAGCTACAGGGCTGACCACTAGACAGGGAGTTGAAATATCTAGGCCTatttctctaggcctcagtttccccatctgaaatggGTTTAAACTAGGTCTCTGTGGCATTTGACAAGTCTCTAATTTTGGCCCAAAGCCCCTTTCCAGGAAGGTTGCTCTGCCTGGGAATAGTATGGAGGGGCCAGAACTAGGGTTCCCAGAGTCTCACAGGCCGGAGGCAAGGCCAGAACTTCCAGAGACCTCCCTCTAGACTTCCTTCCATCTCTGTGGCCCCTCTCTGCCCTGCCACCGTGATGATCCCTGCTGAAAGTGGACTGAGCAGCAGCTCTGGGAGGAGGCAGTGGGGCAGGGATGCTGGGATGTGTCTGCCCTTGGCCCTGCCCAGCCACACTTCGTCCTCCCACTGGGAGCCACAGGAGTAGAGATTGACGGGCGGCAGTGGGCTGGGGTTAGGGTCCTGTACTTTATTAAACAGCACAGGAGCACGTGGCTACGGATACATATTAACTAATCATAAAGATCAATTATTAACAACTTATCAATTAATAATGGTTtgtaatttattgaacacttctATACCCAGTATTAAGCACTTTGTATGTATAATTTAATCCTTTTGACAAGCCACTCAAGTAAGAATTTTTATTGccgttttccagatgaggaaacatgATTAGAGAGGTGCAGGgattttctcaaggtcacacagctaggaattGGGCAGGAAGTGGGCCTGGGAGCAAGGTCTACCTGAACTTAGAGGCTGTGTGTCTGTGCCACTCCCTCTTCAGTCCCCTGACTGCCTTATGCAGAGCCCACGGCCCCTGGGTGGGTCCTGTGAGTCTGGTGATGGGTTGAGGGAAACACCATGCCCCTGGCCTGACTGCAGACTGTGGTCCCCTAGGGAGCCTCAGACTGCCTGGCTCTTCTCTCTATTGTCTTCACGGCCTAGGCAAGCTGATGAAGTGGCTTCTCTGCGCACTTCGGGGCTGTATGGGGCTCCTGGTGCACTCCCTTCCCATGTCCAGTCTGGATGGCTGGACTTCCTGTGGGACACCCTCCTGCGCCCCCACCGTCTGCACATATCCCAGAAGGCGTCCATCTGGGGCCCTACAGTCTGcagtctgctgcttccagggcctggcctgaTGCCTTCCCACCCTAGCCACAGCCTGGACCTGCACAGAGCTGGGCACTCTGCCAAGTATGAGCAGAACAGggcccacagcagctgcagggtCTGGCTGGGAGAGGCCGACCCTGTTCCCGGCCATCCACCTAACCGGGCCAATTTCTTCACCTCTGCCCTCAGATCTTCCACATGACCTACGACCTGGCCAGCGCCGTGGTGCGCATAGTGAATCTCATCGGCATGATGCtcctgctctgccactgggaCGGCTGCCTGCAGTTCTTGGTGCCTATGCTGCAGGACTTCCCCGATGACTGCTGGGTGTCCATCAACAACATGGTGGTGAGCGCCCAGCCTGGCCCTCCCTCTGGGCACGGCGGTGGGGGTATGAGGCACATGTGGGCAGAGCAGGTCCACAACTTGGAACTCCTGAGTCCCAGCATGTAGGACCCTGAGGTGCCAGTGAGGTGCGCAAGGGCACGTGGTTCTAGCTGGTACAGGCCTGTCATGGAGCTCGTGGCTGtgtgctgctccctctgccttcctacAGCCTCCACTGCAGTTGGGAGCCTCGATATTTGGCCCCGATTTCACCCAGGGAGACTCAGACCTGGACTTCCTCCGATTATATCAGTTGTGGCAACGCCGGGCTGCTggctcctgcctcccacctctgctcctcAGAGGCAGACCAGCCCTTAAAGCTGAGCCTGAGAAAAGAGGAACCTGTGAGGGGCACTGTTTGCAGCTTGCATAGACTCCTAGATCACACAGCTAGCCACTTTCTGCtccagcagcagagccaggctgTCCCCCTACCTGCCCTTTCCACCGCCCAGCCCTcgccccacatacacacacatcctggTCTCAGGTGAGGTCCTGAGCCTGGAGGGCATGGAGCCTGACCCCCTCCCTCCCTAGCCTTCCAACCCTGTGGGTGGGTAGGAGAAGTTGGAATTGGGGCCGTGGAAGCCGCAGGGCAGAgccccccagcctccctctggACAGGGTGGGCACCAAGTGGGGCCGGAGACCCGTTGGACCTGTGAGCCTTTCTCTGGGTCCGGCAaatccctgcctctctccttttccctctcagTCAGGTTGGTTTGGTCTGAAGGCAAatccccagggccccaggggggGAAAACCACTTTGAAAGAGGTGAAAGAGACCCCGAGGCATCTTTCAGCATCAAACAGGGCTTTACAAAACAGCCTTTTGATGAGCTGCGTGTAAATGAATCTGCCATATGGATTGAATTTCCCGGTCCCCAGGGGCTCAGCAGGAAGGCCAGAAGCCCTGACTGGAGGCAGCTGGGGGGCCACCCCTGTTCCACAGGCAAGGAGCCTGGCCCCTTCTACCCCTGGAGATCAGCTCTGTGGACCTCCCACCCTGGTCTAGACTGGGAGCCTCCAGCCTAGCTCAGCTCTGTCCGGGAAGGTCTGAGTGACCTTGAACATGGCACCCAGCTCGTGTGCTTTCCTCCAGGTGCTTGGAACAACCTAGAAGTGTGGAAATACTTGGGGCTCTGGGCAGGGGTGCTGTGGGCCTTATGCTAGGGTGGGTTTCTGCATTGTCACCAACACATCTACCACGTGAGCAGAGAGGCACTGGGGTTCATCTGGTGGCCCCCTCATTTGGGACAGTTACCTCTGTGTGAGGGTGACAGGCCCACACATGCACTAAATTCAGGAGATGGCCCTTCTGAGCCCAGTGTTCCCACACTGAGGCTTCCTTGCGACACCGACTGGCTTTGGAGACAAAAATAGCCAGGAGCCTcgctccctttctccctcctcctgccccagccttgTGTGTTCCAGACAGCCCACCTTCTGGGGGAGGGTACTAGTGGCTGCTTCCCTGGATGGATGCCGGCGGGGTTCGCACGGCAGAACTTCAGCTCAGCAGCACTTTAACTTTTGCTCGCCCAGAATGAGGACAGTGTTTTTGGCTCAGTCTGCCAGAGTTTGTCCCCCCAGGGGAAGCATATCTGGTTTTGTAATTGAGGTCAGTGGGGAAATGGGCTTTGCTCCGCAGTAATTTGGAGGGGGCTGGAGTTATTTCAGCAGGGTGGCTTCCCTCATCACCAAGCGTTGTCAGTGtggcctccctgcccctcactgAGGTTTTGGGCCAGCAGCAAGGTTGGGAGCCCCGGACTCGGCCACTGGGAAAGAGTTAGGTTAAGGGGTGAGAGGTGGCAGGGACTTTTCTAGGCCTGCCCTCTCACAAGTCTGAGCCCACTCACCCCCCATCCCCTAATCTGTCTGTCCACAGAACAACTCCTGGGGAAAGCAGTACTCCTACGCCCTCTTCAAGGCCATGAGCCACATGCTGTGCATCGGGTATGGACGGCAGGCACCCGTGGGGATGTCGGACGTCTGGCTCACCATGCTCAGCATGATCGTGGGCGCCACCTGTTACGCCATGTTCATTGGCCATGCCACCGCCCTCATCCAGTCCCTGGACTCCTCCCGGCGCCAGTACCAGGAAAAGGTAGGGCAGAGAGCCATGGTCCACCTGGGCTCTCTCAGGAGAACTTGCCCATTGGTCCTTTCCACAGGCTCCCTCGTGTCCAGCCCTGTGATTGGGACCCCCTGtgtgggagacagaggaggaagagggggaccCCTCCTAGATGAGAACTACTTCAACTCCCTGGCCTTAAACTTGTAGATGTCTTTTTATCTGGACCCACCTTTCCTCCTGCTGTGGCAATTGAGGGCCTGTCTCTGCTGACTGAGGACCCCTCTCCCTCTTGCTGCCCCTGTGTCCAGAatctcctccagcctctctctctctggacctTCCCATCAGCACTGAAACTTGCTCATCTCTCCCTTGTTAAAAACAGCAGCCTTCCCTCCACCATCATCCGGCTTTGGCTGCTGTCTGTCTCTTTTTTCATGGACAAATTCgtaaaacaaaccaaccaaaaaccCACATTGTTTATGGCTACTGCATCCACTTTCTTATCTCAGCCCACTAAACCGAAGTTCACCAGCGCCTTCTGTGTTGCTAAAGCCAGTGGGTGCTGTTGGGTCCTCATCTCGCTCGGCTCCCTGCGGCAGTTGGCAGTTATACTGCCTTCTTGGCTTTGCTCTTGGTTTCCACGACCGCGCTCTCTgagttttcctccttcctctctggccaGTCCTTCTTGCTCTCCTCGGCTGGCTTGTCTTGTCAGTCATCACACGTGGGGCCCTGGTGGCTTGGGCCGGGCTCTCTGCTGttctctctcctgtcttcctAGTGCTACAGCTTTgctacccccagccccaggctctgTGTTTGCCTCTATGCAGTGGGGCCCAAATGATATAATCAGCCCCCACCTTCTCCTTGGCTCCAGACTGTCCATTTGGTGCCTCCTGGACACCTCAACCTCCTCATGTCCAAAATGAGAACAGTCTCCCCACCCGCTTCACTCCAAACCTCCGCTCTTTCCCGTTTTGTTAGTGGATACAGTGGCACAGATGCCCAGGCCCAAAACCAGAAGCCACTCTTGAGGTCCATCTGTCATTAATGCCTAGCTCAGCACGTCATCTCCCTTCCCTTCATCCCAGCTGGCCTCTGCCTGGGCCGCTGCAGCTGGAAGAACATCAGCAAATGTCATCCCCCAGCCCTCCGTCGCTCTTTGGCACCCTCTGCAGCCGTACCGTGTCCCCACCTCTTTGGAGCACTAATATGTGAGAACAGGCTCCCCTATTCTGCTTGTTCCTGGGGTTTAGGGACTTCTCTTAAATCCCAGTATGGGAAGAACCTCACATTCTCACTCTCCACCCACAATCCAGGGACAGCTGTAGTAAGCCCCGCCTTCACTCCCAGGGTAGGTGGGAGCCTTGCTCATTGGGTTGAGCCCTGGGCACTTAGGTTCACAAATCTCTTGTCCCCAAACCTCTGTTTAAGGTCCCTGCTCTACTGGGCTCCTCCCCTGGGCTGGAGTGGCTCTTCAACAAAATGACTCAGCCTCGGCTGGGCCACGTTTGGATAGAGGCCATATGATGGGTCAGGCAGCCCGGCTTCAGCCTCCAATCCCTCTACCCCATTGCAGCCCGTTCTGCTGCCTATGCCAATTTGTTACCACGGGTAGGAGACGGCTCCTTCCAGAGTCAGTCAGGCCTCTCTGGCTCACAGTGTAACACAGAAAAGTCCAACATTCAGGGGAAACTGGATCGACCTCCTAGTCAGTTGGTCTCTTATATCTGGGATTAGACAGTTCCTATTGTCCCACAGCCATCTCCATAGCACTGAACGCGGTGAGACCAGACACTCTGATGGAGCCCCAAGCAGCTGGGAGTCAGGGCCATTTTCTGGGGCACAGCGTGACCACACCCACACTGAGGACCTCTGTCTTGAGGAGTTAAGGTTGGCCAAGACGGCCCACAGGGTCATGCAGCCCTGGTCACCAGCAGGGCTGAGGCCGGGCAGTGCCAGCTGGGGCCCTGGGGCCGGCTGGCAGGGGGTGAcgccctctcctcctttcctggaACTCAGTACAAGCAGGTGGAGCAGTACATGTCCTTCCATAAGCTTCCGCCCGACACCCGGCAGCGCATCCACGACTACTACGAGCACCGCTACCAGGGCAAGATGTTTGACGAGGAGAGCATCCTGGGCGAGCTGAGTGAGCCGCTGCGGGAGGTGAGCTTGCCCACAGCCAGGCCGGGCAAGGGAGCAGGCCTTCCTCTCGGGTggctcccctcacctccttctccccctctttcCCAATCCACCCCATCTGGGGAGCAGGAGATCATTAACTTTAACTGCCGGAAGCTGGTGGCCTCCATGCCACTGTTTGCCAACGCGGACCCCAACTTTGTGACATCCATGCTGACCAAGCTGCGCTTTGAGGTCTTCCAGCCAGGGGACTACATCATCCGCGAAGGCACCATCGGCAAGAAGATGTACTTCATTCAGCACGGCGTGGTCAGTGTGCTCACCAAAGGCAACAAGGAGACCAAACTGGCAGATGGCTCTTATTTCGGAGGTGAGGCAGCCAAGGGGCTCTGGGGGGACAGGGGAATGGGCTGGAGAGACACCAAGGATGGTAGGCATGGCAGGCCCTTCGTGGCTACTGCCCAGAGGTGGGTGTCTGTGAGACCAGTATAGGAGTATGGTTCCAGAGATGGGAAAGACCATCCAGCACCCATTTGGTGGGGGAGGTGGGCATGGCATCCAATGTGGTCACAGCTAGCGGGTAGGAACCTTGTGAACCTGTCAAGCTTCTGGACCAGGCTTTGGGGACCTAGGTCAGAGTGAGGCAGGAAGCCCTGTGGAGTCTGACAGAAGCCTACCCTGACTCCTGCTGTCCTGGCAGAGATCTGCCTGCTGACGCGGGGTCGGCGCACAGCCAGCGTGAGAGCCGACACCTACTGCCGCCTCTACTCGCTGAGCGTGGACAACTTCAACGAGGTGCTGGAGGAGTACCCCATGATGCGGCGGGCCTTCGAGACTGTGGCGCTGGACCGCCTGGACCGCATTGGTGAGGGAGCTGGGTGGGAGGGTAGGAGGGAGTGTTCCCTGCCCCACGAGCTGGGGCGGGCTCCCCCTCTCTGCCCCTTCTGGCCTGAGTTCCTGCTCTTGTTCTGTGGCCCAGGCAAGAAGAACTCCATCCTCCTCCACAAAGTCCAGCATGACCTCAACTCAGGCGTCTTCAACTACCAGGAAAATGAGATCATCCAGCAGATTGTGCAGCATGACCGCGAGATGGCCCACTGTGCACACCGTGTCCAGGCTGCCGCCTCTGCCACCCCGACCCCCACACCCGTCATCTGGACCCCGCTGATCCAGGCACCACTGCAGGCTGCCGCTGCCACTACCTCCGTGGCCATAGCCCTCACCCACCACCCACGCCTGCCCGCCGCCATCTTCCgccctcccccaggccccggGCTGGGCAGCTTCGGGGCCGGGCAGACACCAAGGCACCTGAAGCGGCTGCAGTCCCTTATCCCTTCTGCCCTGGGCTCCGCCTCACCTGCCAGCAGCCCGTCCCAGGTGGACAcaccatcttcctcctccttccacatCCAACAGCTGGCTGGATTCTCTGCACCCGCCGGACTGagccctctcctgccctcctccagctCTTCCCCACCCCCTGGGGTCTgtggcccctccccagctcccacaCCATCTGCTGCAGCTGCCACCACCACTGCCGGGTTTGGCCACTTCCACAAGGCGCTGGGTGGCTCCCTGTCCTCGTCCGACTCTCCCCTGCTCACCCCACTGCAGCCTGGCGCCCGCTCCCCACAAGCTAACCAGCCGCCACCCCCTCTGCCGGGGGCCAGGGGAGGCCTGGGACTCCTGGAGCACTTCCTGCTGCCCCCACCCTCATCCAGGTCCCCGTCATCCAGCCCAGGGCAGCTGGGCCAGCCTCCGGGGGAGTTGTCCCCAGGTCTGGCCGCTGGCCCACCAAGTACGCCAGAGACACCCCCACGACAGCCTGAGCGGCAGCCCTTCCTGGCAGGGGCCTCTGGGGGGGCTTCTCCTATAGCCTTTACCCCCCGAGGAGGTCTCAGCCCCACTGGCCACAGCCCAGGCCCCCCAAGAACTTTCCCAAGTGCCCAACCCCGGGCCTCTGGCTCCCACGGTTCCCTGCTCCTGCCACCTGCATCcagtcccccacccccccaggtcCCCCAGCGCCGGGGTacaccacccctcaccccaggccGCCTCACCCAGGACCTCAAGCTCATCTCAGCCTCTCAGCCGGCCCTACCCCAGGATGGGGCGCAGACTCTCCGCAGAGCCTCCCCACACTCCTCTGGGGAGTCCATGGCTGCCTTCCCGCTCTTCCCCAGAGCTGGGGGCGGCAGTGGGGGCAGCGGGGGCCTCGGTCCCCCTGGGAGACCCTATGGTGCTGTCTCCGGCCAGCACGTCACTCTGCCTCGGAAGACATCCTCAGGTTCTTTGCCACCCCCTCTTTCTTTGTTTGGGGCAAGAGCCGCCTCTTCTGGGGGGCCCCCTCTGACTGCTGCCCCCCAGAGGGAACCTGGGGCCAGGTCTGAGCCAGTGCGCTCCAAACTGCCGTCCAATC
This is a stretch of genomic DNA from Equus caballus isolate H_3958 breed thoroughbred chromosome 1, TB-T2T, whole genome shotgun sequence. It encodes these proteins:
- the HCN4 gene encoding potassium/sodium hyperpolarization-activated cyclic nucleotide-gated channel 4: MDKLPPSMRKRLYSLPQQVGAKAWIMDEEEDAEEEGAGGRQDPSRRSIRLRPLPSPSPSAAAGGTEPRGAALGAADGEGPARGAGKSSTNGDCRRFRGSLASLGSRGGGGGGAGGGSSHGHLHDSAEERRLIAEGDASPGEDRTPPGLAAEPERPGASAQPSASPPPPQQQPAPASTSCEQPSVDTAIKVEGGAAAGDQILPEAEVRLGQSGFMQRQFGAMLQPGVNKFSLRMFGSQKAVEREQERVKSAGFWIIHPYSDFRFYWDLTMLLLMVGNLIIIPVGITFFKDENTTPWIVFNVVSDTFFLIDLVLNFRTGIVVEDNTEIILDPQRIKMKYLKSWFVVDFISSIPVDYIFLIVETRIDSEVYKTARALRIVRFTKILSLLRLLRLSRLIRYIHQWEEIFHMTYDLASAVVRIVNLIGMMLLLCHWDGCLQFLVPMLQDFPDDCWVSINNMVNNSWGKQYSYALFKAMSHMLCIGYGRQAPVGMSDVWLTMLSMIVGATCYAMFIGHATALIQSLDSSRRQYQEKYKQVEQYMSFHKLPPDTRQRIHDYYEHRYQGKMFDEESILGELSEPLREEIINFNCRKLVASMPLFANADPNFVTSMLTKLRFEVFQPGDYIIREGTIGKKMYFIQHGVVSVLTKGNKETKLADGSYFGEICLLTRGRRTASVRADTYCRLYSLSVDNFNEVLEEYPMMRRAFETVALDRLDRIGKKNSILLHKVQHDLNSGVFNYQENEIIQQIVQHDREMAHCAHRVQAAASATPTPTPVIWTPLIQAPLQAAAATTSVAIALTHHPRLPAAIFRPPPGPGLGSFGAGQTPRHLKRLQSLIPSALGSASPASSPSQVDTPSSSSFHIQQLAGFSAPAGLSPLLPSSSSSPPPGVCGPSPAPTPSAAAATTTAGFGHFHKALGGSLSSSDSPLLTPLQPGARSPQANQPPPPLPGARGGLGLLEHFLLPPPSSRSPSSSPGQLGQPPGELSPGLAAGPPSTPETPPRQPERQPFLAGASGGASPIAFTPRGGLSPTGHSPGPPRTFPSAQPRASGSHGSLLLPPASSPPPPQVPQRRGTPPLTPGRLTQDLKLISASQPALPQDGAQTLRRASPHSSGESMAAFPLFPRAGGGSGGSGGLGPPGRPYGAVSGQHVTLPRKTSSGSLPPPLSLFGARAASSGGPPLTAAPQREPGARSEPVRSKLPSNL